The sequence CGATTATGGTTGCAAGGAGCGTAATTACTGCTACTGCCAAAGTTTCTAAGCTGTATTTGCCATTGTTTGTTCCCATTGCCATCGCTGCTGCACTTGGAGCAAGTGACAAACCAATAACCATAATGACTGGTCCAACAACAATTGGTGGTAAAACCTTTTGAATCCAGTCAACACCCGCGTAGTAAACAATCAGAGAAACAATCGCATATACTACACCGACAGAGAAAGTCCCGACCATAACTGCGCCCGGCCCTCCGCCAGATTTTGCTGCAAGTAGTGCGGTAATTGGTGCAATAAAGGTAAAGGAAGAACCTAGATATGCGGGGATTTTCCCGCGAGTAATTCCTAGATAAGCAAGTGTCCCGAGTCCGCTAGATACAAGCGCTACTCCCGGACTTAACCCTGTCACACTTGGCACAAAGATAGTAGAGCCAAACATGGTGAAAAGGTGCTGGATGCTAAGAATAATCCATTTATTGAAGCTTGGTCTTTCGTGTATATCTAGTACTGGTTTTGTCACTGTTTCTGTCGTTTCTGTCGTTTCTGTCATTTTCTTCCCTCTTTCTTCATAAAAAATACCCCTTGTCTGTGACGACAAAGAGTATAGAATAATCCCCTATAGAAATTAATCACTCTTTGTCAGCCTCACAGGACTGCTTTTAAAAAAGTGTTACATTGTTATTCATTTTTGTTAATAATAACGGCATCTTCTGCATGATCCACATCGGTTAAGCGCACTTCTACTCGTTCGTTTCCAGATGTTGGAATATTTTTCCCTACGTAGTCTGCTCTAATTGGTAGCTCTCTATGGCCCCGATCAGCAAGCACTGCAAGGTGAATTTGCGCTGGTCTACCTACATCCATTAAAGCGTCCATTGCGGCACGCACAGTTCGACCTGTATAAAGCACATCATCTACAAGAACGACTTTTTTTCCATTAATATCAAACGGAATGTTCGTCCCATGTACAGCGGGTTCGCGAGTTTTATCATCTTTGAAAGATAAATCATCTCGGTAAAGTGTAATATCAATATCCCCAACTGGCACATCAATACCTTCAATTTCAAGTATCCGCTTATGCAAACGCTCAGCAAGATAGATACCACGCGTCTTAATACCGACAAGCGCTAAATTCTTCGTGCCTTTGTTTCGCTCGATGATTTCATAACTTACTCGAGTGAGTGCACGTTTGATTGCCGCCTCGTCCATGACAACTACTTGTTTTTGCATCCGAAATCTCTCCTTTTGTGCAAAAAAATAACCCTCTGCCAGTGTAAGCAAGGGAACGCGTGCGAGTATACAAATAACCCGTCAAATTATCGTCACCTTCTTAGCCTCTCTGGACTATGTTAAAGGACTTTATTTCATTAGAATTATCTTAACCGATAGAACTCCCTTTGTCAATCAAAAAAATAAAAAACATGTTATACTATAAATAATAAAATAAAGGAGGCCAAACATATGGCTATATCTAAAGCAAAAAAGAAACGTCAAAAGCTCATACGCGAAGGTCATTTGAATCCTGAAATCAAGCGTAGCCCCTTTGCACTCATCGATTTAAGTTCCAAACAAACGAAAACAAAAAAAGGATATCTTTATAGCAAGAAGCGGAAGAATCACCAAGAAGATGATTCTTTTTTTGTAACTTTTTTTAAGTTTTCACATTTTCTTCATATTAGCAGCTCAAAATAGGTCCCTCCCACTAGAAATTAGTCCATTTTAACAGTTCTATGTGCTATGCTGAAATAGCTAAAAACATGTACTTAAGAGGTGAACAGAATGAGCATAATGAATAGCTTATTACAACAGAAAGAAACAGTCGTGCAAGGTTGGCTAACATATTATGTATCCGTCGACGATCCCTATATTTTCACTTTAAAAAATGATCATCGTCTTATGGATGAAACGGGCTTTGTGTTAGAACATTTATTTATCGGCATGACGGAAGACTTAGGCAAAATGAATACTTTCGCTCACGAATTAGGAAAAGCACAATTTATCACTTCACTTGGAATTTCTCGCATTTTATTTCACATTCGCTTATTGGAAGAGTTTTTACTCGATTATGCATCAGAAAACAATATAGAACCTACTAATTACCGTGAATTATATTTATTTAGCATTAAACTTCATCAAGTATTTAGTAGCTTTACACAACACTTAATCGAGGGTTATAATCATGGGCATGAACAATTGATGCTCCAAAAAGAAAATCAAATCATTAAAGAATCCACCAAATTAATTTGGATCGCTGAAAAAGTTTTTCTTTTACCATTGATTGGTAAAATTACGGATGACCGAGCAAAACAAATTACTGAAACAGCACTTTATGAAGCTTGCGAGCAACCGGTGAACTATTTAATCATTGATTTATCAGGTGCACAATTAGAATCTCCTCATATTGGCGTTTATATTGACCATTTTTTCTCCTCACTTAAATTAGTAGGCGTTACGCTGATTGTTACAGGTATGCAACCCCAAACTGCCAAAGCGATGGTTCAAGCTAATCTAGCGGAACAACACGGTATTAAAACATTTGCGACCTTACGCCAAGC comes from Listeria monocytogenes and encodes:
- a CDS encoding STAS domain-containing protein, with amino-acid sequence MSIMNSLLQQKETVVQGWLTYYVSVDDPYIFTLKNDHRLMDETGFVLEHLFIGMTEDLGKMNTFAHELGKAQFITSLGISRILFHIRLLEEFLLDYASENNIEPTNYRELYLFSIKLHQVFSSFTQHLIEGYNHGHEQLMLQKENQIIKESTKLIWIAEKVFLLPLIGKITDDRAKQITETALYEACEQPVNYLIIDLSGAQLESPHIGVYIDHFFSSLKLVGVTLIVTGMQPQTAKAMVQANLAEQHGIKTFATLRQATKTLMKEKEARNARK
- the pyrR gene encoding bifunctional pyr operon transcriptional regulator/uracil phosphoribosyltransferase PyrR, giving the protein MQKQVVVMDEAAIKRALTRVSYEIIERNKGTKNLALVGIKTRGIYLAERLHKRILEIEGIDVPVGDIDITLYRDDLSFKDDKTREPAVHGTNIPFDINGKKVVLVDDVLYTGRTVRAAMDALMDVGRPAQIHLAVLADRGHRELPIRADYVGKNIPTSGNERVEVRLTDVDHAEDAVIINKNE